DNA from Amorphoplanes friuliensis DSM 7358:
TCGAACACGTTGGCGTAGCTCTCGCTGATGTGCCCGATGTCGATCGCCCAGCGCCCGGCCTGCGCCAGTTTGGCCGCCAGCAGGGTGCCGGTGGGGCCGAGCGCGATCAGGAACAGCTTCTCCGGGTCCTGGGACTCCAGCAGGGGCATCAGCCGCGGCAGGTCGGCGTACGCGTTGACGGCCGTCGAATAGACGAACTCGACCGACTTGGCGTTGTCGAAGAGAGCCGGCTCGAGAACGAAGCGGGAGCCCTCACCGGTGACGATGACGATCTCCTTGGCGTCCCACACGTCACGCCACAGCTGCACACCCTGGCGGCCGAGGTGGTGGAAGTACTGCGGGCGGGAGACGTGCGCCATCCCCCAGGTGAGCGAGGTGTCCAGCAGCGGCTTCACCTCGGGCCAGATGTCCAGCCAGACGCCGGTCCAGTGGACGTTGCGGAACGTGTACGGGAAGGCGACCATCAGCTTGTCGCGGTCGTACCCGTCCATCCGCAGCACCTGCCGCAGGTCACCGGCGAGCCCGGCCGACCAGGGCTGGAAGCGCAGGTTGAACTCCGGCCGCAGCATCGTCTTGAGCTCGCCGTCGCCGAAACGGGCCAGGCTGATCCGCTCCTGCGCGACCTTGCGGACGGTGTCCTCGAAGTTGAGCTGGCACGCGTCGGTGAACTCGCGGATCTCGGCGAAGGTGTCCCGGGCCGCCAGCGCCCGGAAACCCTCGAGGTACTTGCGCTGCTCGCGCATCTCCCAGCGGATGTCCGTGAGCAGTTTG
Protein-coding regions in this window:
- a CDS encoding GT-D fold domain-containing glycosyltransferase encodes the protein MSEPTKATFFHKVRRRIAGNPTPDARLLKALKEQSTEAKKQAAEVRKHEQSTTKLLTDIRWEMREQRKYLEGFRALAARDTFAEIREFTDACQLNFEDTVRKVAQERISLARFGDGELKTMLRPEFNLRFQPWSAGLAGDLRQVLRMDGYDRDKLMVAFPYTFRNVHWTGVWLDIWPEVKPLLDTSLTWGMAHVSRPQYFHHLGRQGVQLWRDVWDAKEIVIVTGEGSRFVLEPALFDNAKSVEFVYSTAVNAYADLPRLMPLLESQDPEKLFLIALGPTGTLLAAKLAQAGRWAIDIGHISESYANVFEGGKWPEDMGVLKK